The following proteins are encoded in a genomic region of Oncorhynchus kisutch isolate 150728-3 linkage group LG6, Okis_V2, whole genome shotgun sequence:
- the LOC116374466 gene encoding germ cell-specific gene 1 protein-like gives MALLSSYWCEGSQKVPKPLCSANKLTKCIPVPGVSHNSTSIQFSWETGDDRFVFSAFHAGMWMSCEENIYTDAWGLLGMVAHKMFMQVFQTTASMGPEDFKPHSYGYSWGFYVAWLAFTCCMLSGVSTLNNYTKKTVMERRCKARLYPPRFPDIEPLLPPAPYYCPPPPHVPTIPRTFTLL, from the exons ATGGCCCTTTTGTCGTCCTACTGGTGTGAGGGCAGTCAGAAGGTCCCCAAGCCCCTCTGCTCGGCCAACAAACTGACCAAATGCATACCTGTGCCCGGGGTCTCGCATAACTCCACCTCCATCCAGTTCTCCTGGGAGACGGGGGACGACCGCTTCGTCTTCTCTGCCTTCCATGCAGGCATGTGGATGAGCTGTGAGGAGAACATCTACACTGACGCCTGGG GGTTACTGGGAATGGTGGCTCACAAGATGTTCATGCAGGTGTTTCAGACTACTGCCTCTATGGGTCCAGAGGACTTCAAACCACACAGCTATGGCTACTCCTGGGGCTTTTA TGTGGCATGGCTGGCCTTTACCTGCTGCATGTTGTCAGGAGTCTCCACCCTCAACAACTACACCAAGAAGACTGTAATGGAGCGGAGGTGCAAAGCCCGCCTCTACCCCCCTCGATTCCCTGACATAGAGCCCCTGCTTCCCCCGGCCCCCTACTACTGCCCTCCGCCCCCACATGTCCCCACCATCCCCAGAACTTTCACCCTACTATGA
- the LOC109891961 gene encoding epithelial membrane protein 2, whose translation MLVLLAGIFLLHLTSIILLLVATIDNAWWMTKTVSTDVWARWILTNGTWSSNDLPGQYPQEYLQAVQASSILACIFSSLGLFVFVGQLFTLSKGQRFTFSGIFQLLACLCIMIAASIYTDIFHKNESNGWYGHSFILAWISFAFTFISSIIYFVLRKKTAN comes from the exons ATGTTGGTTCTTCTAGCCGGaatcttcctccttcacctcACCAGCATCATCCTCCTCCTAGTGGCAACTATCGACAAT GCCTGGTGGATGACAAAAACCGTGTCCACTGATGTGTGGGCAAGGTGGATACTGACCAATGGAACCTGGAGCTCCAACGATCTCCCCGGCCAGTACCCTCAAG aATACCTCCAGGCAGTGCAGGCTAGCTCCATCCTGGCCTGCATATTCTCTTCCCTTggcctgtttgtgtttgtgggacAGCTCTTCACTCTGTCAAAGGGACAGAGATTCACCTTCTCTGGCATCTTCCAGCTCCTAGCCT gcctGTGCATCATGATCGCTGCCTCCATCTACACAGACATCTTTCACAAGAATGAATCGAATGGTTGGTATGGCCACTCCTTCATTCTGGCCTGGATCTCCTTTGCGTTCACCTTCATCTCCAGTATAATCTACTTTGTCCTGCGAAAGAAGACAGCAAACTAG